The genomic region GGATATGCGTGGTGGGGCCCAGGAGGTGGGTTTATTCTTTTTCAAAGGTGGGAGGTGTAGTGGGCCAGATGGGAGTGGGGAGGGCCCTGTTACTTTGGGCCAGACGGGAGGTGTCAAGGAGATTTCAGGTGGTGAAACTGATGTAAGCCCAGTTGATGGAGATGATCCATTTAATTTGGATGCGATTATTTGGGGTACTGGGGATACCAAAAAATCATTAAAAAGAAAGAGGAATTTAGGTTCATTCACTTTTTTAAAGCAAGATAATGTTGCGAAGAAGAAAAGTCGGTTGATTAATGAAGTGGTGGAGGTGGGTCAAAATTTAGTAGATGAGTTGCTTGACCCTGTTGATTATACTTTCGATCTTAATAAAGATCCAACGGACGAAATACAGCGTGAAACTGATGCTACCTTGGTGGTGGGGAAAATTGCTGGTTTTAGAATCTCTAATTTTAGATCGGAGGTTAACAAGATTGTGCAGGACGAATCGGAGTCAGGCGGTCATAAATGAATTGGTTAATTATTAATATCAGGGGAATCGGAGGTGCTGAGAAGCCGGTGTGGATTAATTCCTTGGTCAGAAAGCATAGAGTCTCTTTTTTTATGTATGCAGGAGACTCAAGTTTCTAATTTGGAGTCGTTTACAGTTGGTAAATATTGGGGTCATGCGGATATGGATTGGGATTGGGTGGATTCTAATGGCAGGTCTGGAGGATTGGTTTCGGTTTGGGACCCGAAGGTCTTCTTCAAGCAATCTGTTATTAAGCATGATTCTTTTCTGGTGGTTAGTGGGAGATTGGTAGGGTCGGATGTTCGTATTAATGTTGCTAACATTTATGCTTCTAGAGATTTTTCGAAGAGACGTGCTCTGTGGGAGGATCTTAGAAGGGTTAAAGAAGGTAGTAATGGGGTGTGGATTATGGTTGGTGATTTTAATGAGGTTAGGGAAGAAGGGGATAGGATGTTATCTCGGTTTGATAGCTTTGGGGCATCACTTTTTAACATGTTTATTGCTGAAACGGGGATGTTCGAGTATCAAATGGGAGGTTATAAGTTTACTTTTATGCCGGAAGATGGATCGAGTTTTGGTTTGTGACTCATTTATTAGTGAATGGCCTACGGCGAGGTTTGAAGCTTTATCGCGACATCTTTCTGATCACTGCCCTTTGTTGCTTTCATGTTCGGTTACAATTTTGGACCAGTTCCCTTTCGATTTTTTAATAGTTGGTTGTGCTCTAATGGTATAGTGGAAGTGGTTAATCAGGTTGTTAGCACACATGTTTCAGTTGGCAATAAAATGAAAGATCTGGCTTGCTTGCTAAAATCTCTCAAGGTTAATATTAAAGATTGGCGAAAGTTGAGCAAAGACTTAGAGGAGAAAGAATTGAATGTTCTTAAAAATGAAGTCGACTTGATTGATAGACTTGCTGAAAACAGGAGGCTCACTCTGGAAGAAAAAGAGAGAAGAACGGCAGGTCGCTGGAAAATAAAAAAGCATGAAAAGAAGAGGATTATTGATTTGAAGCAATTGGCGAAGTTTAGATGGGCTAAAGTGGGTGATGAAAATTCTAAATTTTTTCACGGGTTAATAAATAGTAGGAAAGCGAGGAATTGTATAACTTCTCTTGTGATTGATGGCAAGATTGTTTCAGACCCTATGGTGATTAAACATGAGGTGAAGATGCGATTTATGTCTCGTTTCACCGAGCCGCTTCAGAGGAGGCCTTCTTTGGATGGTAGAGGTTGTAGACGTCTTTCAGAGGTGCAA from Helianthus annuus cultivar XRQ/B chromosome 10, HanXRQr2.0-SUNRISE, whole genome shotgun sequence harbors:
- the LOC110882783 gene encoding uncharacterized protein LOC110882783 yields the protein MQETQVSNLESFTVGKYWGHADMDWDWVDSNGRSGGLVSVWDPKVFFKQSVIKHDSFLVVSGRLVGSDVRINVANIYASRDFSKRRALWEDLRRVKEGSNGVWIMVGDFNEVREEGDRMLSRFDSFGASLFNMFIAETGMFEYQMGGYKFTFMPEDGSSFVEVVNQVVSTHVSVGNKMKDLACLLKSLKVNIKDWRKLSKDLEEKELNVLKNEVDLIDRLAENRRLTLEEKERRTAGRWKIKKHEKKRIIDLKQLAKFRWAKVGDENSKFFHGLINSRKARNCITSLVIDGKIVSDPMVIKHEVKMRFMSRFTEPLQRRPSLDGRGCRRLSEVQVKSLVAVFLRKKLKMLYGRMGVIEPPGRTALLLSLLKDFGFCWKTFL